The following nucleotide sequence is from Leopardus geoffroyi isolate Oge1 chromosome D4, O.geoffroyi_Oge1_pat1.0, whole genome shotgun sequence.
TTAATGAAATGCtgtcatggggtgggggggggggggggggagggggctgggcccaGCCCCAGCCGACCCAAGATGATGCCGTCAGTGACGTCCTTCACTCCGTCTGGTGCCCAGGGAGGCCTTTGGCGTGGCCCCACTGTCCGGTCCACGGGATGGGGTCCCAGGGCCCAGGCCAATGGGGCGGGTGAGCCTGGCTCACAGGGGTCCGCGCTGCTCCGAGGGAACCTGGTAAGAGCAGGGGTTAGTTCAGGGCCTGCGTCTGGGGGCCTCTGGGCCAGGGCAGTGGgaggactacatttcccagactcctccAGTCCCGGGGAGTGAGCCATTGGAAGATTTAAATAGCCCAGGCCCCGAGGCAGCGAGGCCGCAGCTGTGGACTCGTCCGCCTCCCCGGTGGCTCCATTGGCGCTGGCCCGCATCGGTGGGCTCGATTGGCTGCGCAGCTGGCACTGACGTCCCCGTGGAGCCCAGTGGCAGCTGGAGGTAAACAGCCATGTGCAATCCTGCACTCTATATTTAACAGCTGCTGCggagaaggcagggaggcagggagtggtGGCGGGATCCCCGGGCGGCTCCGGTCTTCGGGGAGAAGGCCTCCCAGCCCGGCTGGCACCGGCCCTCGTGGCGCGAGGCGTCACCATGCCAGCCTCCCAGAGCCGCGCCCGGGCCCGAGACCGCAACAACGTCCTCAACAGAGCCGAGTTCCTGTCCCTGAACCAGCCCCCCAAGGGCGCCCCGGAGCCCCGCAGCTCGGGCAGGAAGGCCCCGGGCCCCTCGGCGCAGCCCCCGTCCCCTGGCGATGGGGCCCGCGAGAGGCGCCAGTCACAGCAGCTGCCCGAGGAGGACTGCATGCAGCTGAACCCCTCCTTCAAGGGCATCGCCTTCAACTCCCTGCTGGCCATTGACATCTGCATGTCCAAGCGGCTGGGCGTGTGTGCCGGCCGTGCCGCGTCCTGGGCCAGCGCCCGCTCCATGGTCAAGCTCATTGGCATCACGGGCCACGGCATCCCCTGGATCGGGGGTACCATCCTCTGCCTGGTGAAGAGCAGCACACTGGCCGGCCAGGAGGTGCTCATGAACCTGCTCCTGGGTGAGTGTGCCCGCCGTCCGCCACCCGCCCCGCCAGTTCCCCCCGGAGggagcccaccccaccccgccccggccaGCATGAGTGGGGCCCTCAGAAGCCGCCTGGAACCATCTAATGAGGTTAGGCAGGACGGGTGCCCCAGAAACAGGCAAACCTCCAGCCTGGGAAAGAGAGAGCCGGGGATGCGCAGACGGGGGCCCCCCTCTAGAGCGGGGGCCTCGAGAAGGTGGAGGCCCTGAGGGAACCTCCAAGGAAGGGCCCGGCTCTTGGCAAAGTGCCCCCACTGCCCCAGAGGCGGCTTgaagggagggggtgctggaggATGTGGCCTCGAGGGAGGCCGTCAAGAATCTGGTGGGGGTCCTGGAGCTGGGATCCTGGTAAGTGTCCAGAGAGGGGGAGCTCCCATCCCATGGGTTGGGGTCCTTGAGTTCCTAGGCTGCTTGCAAACAAGGCTTGTGAGCTGCCCACATGCCCCCCCCCCGGTTGGTTCAGAGCCCCTGCCTGCTGCCCAGGCCTGGGGGTGCCGGAGGTCCAGTCTGGGGCTCCTGCCCACTTGTGGCCGCCTAGAGTCCTTACCTGCTGCTTCCCTAGGTGAGTCGCTGGAGGAACCGGCCAGGTGAGCTGGTGCTGGTTTGTTTTACCACCATCTCTGCTGCCGGTATCTCTCCGTTTGGCACCGTCCTGTGCTGGGGGACCCACTCACCCCCACTCGCAAGGTGACACCGACCCCCATCCTGCGCACCTGCAGATCCCCAAGGTGCTAGGGGAACCCCGGCTTCCACCCTCCACGCCGGGCCCACGTTGGTCCCCTCGGCCCTCTCAGTTGCGGCCACCAATTTGGGCACAGGCGGTCGGAGGTCTCAGGCCAAGCAAACCCTGCCCAGGGAACCCAGCTCCAGAAGGGGAGTAGTAGGCTGGGCCACCGACAGCTGCGATCCCAGATGAAGTTAGGATAATGTGCATCTCGCTGCTTAGGTCTCAGAGGGTCTGGGGCTGGACACGCTGTGGGTGGGACGTGGGGAGGAGGAGACGGTCAGGGGCTTCCTtgcaacccccgccccccaccacgtTTTCCCGTTCTTCTTATTAAATCGTTTACGTGACTTGTTGTTTCTCCCGAATAGACAGTCCCGCGTGACTGGTGCTATTATCgctcccactttacagattaggaaattgAGGTTCCTATAAATAAAGCAACCTGGCCAAGGCTTCGGAGCTAGAGATTTGCACCGGGCCTGCCTGACACCAGGCTTGTGCTCTTTCCAGGCGCCCTGCCACGGGCTTCCCGGGGCAGAGCCCTGCGCTCATTATCCGAGGTTTCCCTGGGACTCTTACAGCCCCAGACAGAGCAGCCGGTCCAGAAAGCCGTGTTGGGAGTTAGGTTGTCTGGTGTCCGAGGACAGGGGTGAGAAGGGACCCTGAAGCCTCCCTCTCAGCCCTGCTCCCTAGCCCCTGTCCGCAGGTCCCTTCCCTGGGTGAGGTTGGAGGTGATAAAGCTGTGTTTGTAATGTGTTCGGTGTTAACTGTGTGCCCGGCATTGCATGAAACACACCTTCGCTTCTAATCCTCTCACGGTCCCGGGAGGGAGAAGCAGCATCTTCCCCTTGtaaggaggaggaaactgaggcacagggcggCGGCTTGCCCACGGTCATGCAGCTGGTCAGAGACGGTGCGGGGAGCACTTCTAGCTTGTTAAGAGGAGGTTTCTGGCTCATTCCGGCAACCAGCAGCTGTGGGCCCAaaggcacctgcttcagattcgggaTGCCTCCCTTCTCGAATAAGAATGACAGTCgttcttaagtttttaaaaacctcattcATTGAGCTTCTTTGTGTACCGAATACGATGCCATGAATGTCCTGTATTTcataatctaaaaatatttttaacgacTTAATAAGCATTCGTGTACCCGCTTTACAGATGAGTTAACCGAGGTTCAGAGGGGTCCAGGGACATGCCCACTCCACACAAGCGTTAGTGGCAGGCCCAGGAACCAAAGCCACGTCCTCCAGACGGCAAACCCTTTGCCTCCCCACTCGCCGTCAGCCCGCAGGCTGCGGGTACCACCCCATCGTTCCAGAAGCATGAATACAGCAAGGAGGTGAAGGGTCTGGGGGGATGTTTTCCACCTGCCAGCACCTTTGCTGGTGTATCTGGGCGCTAAGAGCACAGAGAAATAggggcctggcacaaagcagcCTCTCAACAGCAGGTGCTCAGAGCAGGCAGAGTGGTCTGTGGGCTCCACTCACTCTGTGGGGGTGCAGACCGAGCCCCTCAGTTCCGTGGCAGAAAGCAGGTAGCCAAGGTGGGTTCAGATCCCACAGCTCTGGCCCAACCCGCCAGGGGGTCTGCCATTCCCTACCTGGGGAGAGCAGCGCAGAGTGCAAAGTTCAGTCTGTCCTTCAGTCTTTGGGGGGACGGCGGGGGGCAGCTTTCCACCCTAGAGCACAGGCTCCCAGGTCAGACTGGGCTTTTTCCAATCCTTCCCTGATCCTTTCTCTCTGTGAACTTGTTCAAGCCAGTTCCcgtctctgaacctcagtttcctgatctgtacgTGGGGGGCCCCAGGGCTTAGAGGAAGCTGATAAGGCACTTGGCACAGTGGGTTGCAGGTGAACATCCcagtcctgccctcctgccctgaGCACTGGGGTACCTAGCTAATTCCCGGGGGCAGTCTCTGGGCTGTGAGCGGAGGCCCCGCCTGTGTAGTTGGGACCTAGGCTCCCTGCGGCCCCAGAAGGGAAAACTCAGGTGCCCGGGGAACTGAGAGTTCTAGCCGGTCACCCTGGGAGGGGTCCCAGCTGGGCCAGGAGGAAGTCCTCTGcactgccccccccacctccgtgTTCCCTCCCCCCAGGGCCATGCTGCCCAGCCTGAAGAACAAGCCAAAAGGGGTCTTAGCAGCTGGCAAAACCTTGGACTCCAGAGTCGGCTGGACCTGGGTGCAAATCCTAGCCCCGCTGTGGGAACTCGGACATGtgactttgcctctctgagcctcattttcctcatccgGCAAACGGGTGGCTGGGACAGCTCACTCAAGAAGCACACATGAGCATCTTGGCTCATACTAATGCCAGTTAACGCTTGTGCAACTCTGCATAGCACTATCCTTGCCCCATCGCCATTATCAAAAGCAGtcctgggtcccccccccccgccgcccaggTCCCAGACACCTGTGAGATGATGACTCAGTCCCCTCCCTCGGCCCTCCCCTGCAGCGTCAGGCTTGATGATCCCACAGAGAGCCATGCGACAGGTGACCTAGGCCAATCCCAGCTCACCAAGCCCATCCCGATTTCTTCGTGGGCTTGTCCTTGGCGGACCATGCCTCCCATGTCTTGTTGCCATGATCTATAAAAGTGTCTCTATTGAGATTGTCCTGTCtattaaaattttagccattttggggcgcctgggtggcgcagtcggttaagcgtccaacttcagccaggtcacgatctcgcggtccgtgagttcgagccccgcgtcgggctctgggctgatggctcagagcctggagcctgtttccgattctgtgtctccctctctctgcccctcccccgttcatgctctgtctctctctgtcccaaaaataaataaaccttgaaaaaaaaaaaattaaaaaaaaaaaaaaattttagccattttaagtgTTCCTGTCCATTGAACACATTCGCAATGTCATGGAACCATCACCACCGTCCGTCTCCGGAGCTTTTCCTCTTCCCAAACGGAACCCCCATCTCCATTAAACGTTGACTCCCCAGCTCcttgcccagcccctggcacccaccgcTCTCCTTCCTACGTCTCTATGAACGTGACTTCTCTAGGGGCCTCAGAAAAGTGGAGTCACACACCGtcgtccttctgtgtctggctgatttcactttGAGTAATGGCCTCCAGGTTCCTCCGTGCTGTAGCGGGCATCAGGAGTcgcttccttttcaaggctgagtaatattccgcgGTATGGCTACGCCACGTTTTGTTGATCCGTCACCCATCGGTGGACACTTGGCTTGCTTCTGCCCCACGGCTGTCGCAAACAGCGCCGCCGTGAACACGGGTGCGCAAGTCCCTGCTTTCGGCGCGCTGGGGTAGTTTTTCGAAGAACACCCGCACTGTTGCCCGTGGCCGCTGCACCATCCCACCGGCGATGCACGAGGGCTCACGTCTCTCTGGGTCCTTGCTAACGCCCACTGGTTTCCGGGTTTTGATAATGAGCATCCTAGTGAGCGTGCAAAGTGGTATCTCGTGGCTTTGAGTTGCATCTTCCTTAATGATCAGTGACGCTGAGCACTCTGCCATCATATCCTCTTCTAGGAAGGGAAATTCGAACATTGCGAGGACAGATGACCAAAACAGTGAGGGCTTCCCTtaaaccccctcctccccaggaatAACATCCCCTGCGGCTTGGGTCACGGGCCTCTGGACGCGTGTGACAGCCTAACTCTGGGCACATGCTAGCATAGCGTAGGTTTCTCAAATGACCTCCTGCAGTGTTGTTCCCAGCAAGGCCTCCTTCTCACAGGACCCGCCGGGCCATGAACGTGCCCTTTGGGAACGTGGTCTCAGCCCCGCGTCCCTTTACCTCAAGCTTCAAGGTTCAGAAACCAGAACTGGCCCGTCAGCCTTGCAGCAGCCCTACACCCACCCGGCCCCCTGTGCAGACCCTCTGTATAATCTGTGATGTCATCTCTCCCTCACCACCCACTGGGTCCGCTCTCAGCGACGCCTTGGTGAcgaccaccccccccaccccccccccgcctgcctgTCCCTAATTGATGGCTACCTAGGCCGACCGGCCTTCCCATCTGGAGCTCTCCTGTGGAGCCGGTGGCTGCCAGATCTGCAGGGAGAGAACATTCCCCCGCCTTTTCCTGGCTTCACTTGTCATGTCTCCGTGGGGCTCAGTGAGACATCGGtccctccgggggggggggggccttcagCCGCCCCCTGACCACGCACCGTCCTGACAGCTGCCCTTGTGGCCATGCGTGATTGGGCAGGCTCATGTCTACACTGCCTGGTACTCAGCTGAGTGAATAGATGATGCTGTCAGAGTCCTGTGCCTGTGGCTTTGATTTCCTTGTCCCCCAACAGTCTTCGGTGAGAGCTGGAGCCGGCCTTGCTATCTGGAATCTTCAGATGAGAAAGCAGATTGTTCAGGCcgggagagaaaaagacaggcCAGGGCCCTCGcattgccccccaccctccccgccagggtgcccagggctgggggcgtGGCTCTGGCTGAAGTCAGGGGCTGCCCAGGTCGGGAGAGGTGCTGGGCATGGGCACATGCGTCTACACACACACTGCTCACACCGACAGAGTGGAGGTCCCAGTGCTAAAAGACTAGAAGGTTCCCACCTACCCTCGGGACAcccgccccccactccacccctctgCTCGCTGCGCGCCTCCCTGAGAGCTACATCCTGCTGGAACCGTGCACTggttttttaaagagatttcgCGTGCCTGTGCTGAAACACACATGAAGTTGACCACGTGAACCATCTTTAAGTGCTAAAATGCAGCGGCATTAAATGCATTCGCATCGTAGGTAACCATCACCCCTACCcacctccagaacttttccattttcccaaaCTGGGGCTCTGTCCCCACTTAAACAAGAACTCCCCATTCCCTGCCTTCACTTGAGAGCGTCCCCAGGGTTCATCCATCCCCCAACCCTTGGTAACCGCTGTTTACTTTCCGTCTCTATGAATTCGTCTATTCTAGGGTGCCTCCTAAAAGTGCAGTCATGCACCACTTGTCCTTTTGTAAAAATAACTGTTTAACAATGTGCCCAATAACGCCTGTTCGTGGGAAGAAAACGATTAAATGCAGGATGacagaaagacaacaaaaaaaatcaccctcGTCTTCCTACCTAGAGAGAAGCACTCTTAACCAGTCGGTGGAGCCTTCCGGACTTTGTGTCTCTGCGTATAGACACATTTACATCTTATTTTATAAGAACGGCATCATACTGCAAATCCTGTTTGGTACTTGTCCTTCTCCACttaacaaaaaaccccacagggCTCCTTCGGTGGCTATAAATACACACCTGCCTCATCGTTGGCGGTGGCCCCGGCACGCCATTGTCTAGACTTGGCCACGACACATCCCATCCGTCTCTGACTCAAGGGCATCGCGTTGGTGCGGTCCTCGGTGTTAGGAAGACCGTAAATCACGGTGCGTATCCCTAATTATTTCCCAAGGAGATATTCTACGAATGGAAGAGCTGAGTCAAGGAAGTCGTGTTGCAAAGGCTTCTAGGTCTGAGGCCGAATGCCCTTCAGAAAGTTTAGAGGGATTGGTGCTGCCCCACAGCCCTGCCGGCCGGTCCCCCAGCTCCTGGAGGAGTTGGAATGGGGGGCTAAGAGGCAGGGTCGGCCCCCGGGGCCGGAAGAGTTGggacccctcctccctgccccagcc
It contains:
- the PLPP7 gene encoding inactive phospholipid phosphatase 7, which gives rise to MPASQSRARARDRNNVLNRAEFLSLNQPPKGAPEPRSSGRKAPGPSAQPPSPGDGARERRQSQQLPEEDCMQLNPSFKGIAFNSLLAIDICMSKRLGVCAGRAASWASARSMVKLIGITGHGIPWIGGTILCLVKSSTLAGQEVLMNLLLALLLDIMTVAGVQKLIKRRGPFETNPSLLDYLTMDVYAFPAGHASRAAMVSKFFLSHLVLAVPLRVLLVLWAFCVGLSRVMIGRHHITDVISGFVIGYFQFRLVELVWMSSNTCQMLISAW